From one Methanobrevibacter woesei genomic stretch:
- the eno gene encoding phosphopyruvate hydratase, protein MDSIIEDVQIRKILDSRGNPTVEVDVITWNGFGRAAAPSGASTGSREVVSFPEGGVDAILSEAEDIIYSELIGMDAEDIVTIDEILREVDGTENLSAIGGNTTVAVSMAVAKAAASSYNLPLYKYLGGNFVNELPFPLGNMMNGGAHAGINAPDIQEFLVVPVGANNVVEAVFANSSVHKRLKELIQTKDSNFTGGKGDEGGWVPNITNDAALEIQAQACEEVGDELGIEIRPSLDMASSELWDADEGKYVYAQDGIKRDTGDQIEFVKDIIETYNMFYVEDPFDESDFDGFAQLTAKVGDKCLICGDDLFVTNKEILAKGIEMNAANAIIIKPNQIGSLSETYATVKLAKENNVVPVVSHRSGETTDATIAHLAVGLGSPMIKTGAIGGERIAKLNELIRIEEELPNAHMASF, encoded by the coding sequence TAATCCAACTGTTGAAGTAGATGTAATTACTTGGAACGGTTTTGGTAGAGCTGCTGCACCAAGTGGGGCTAGTACTGGTTCTAGAGAAGTAGTATCTTTCCCAGAAGGTGGAGTAGATGCAATTTTAAGTGAAGCTGAAGATATTATTTATTCAGAACTTATTGGAATGGATGCTGAAGATATTGTAACTATTGATGAAATTTTAAGAGAAGTTGATGGAACTGAAAATTTATCAGCTATTGGTGGTAACACTACTGTTGCTGTTTCTATGGCTGTAGCTAAAGCAGCTGCTTCTTCTTACAATTTACCATTATACAAATATCTTGGAGGAAACTTTGTAAATGAGTTACCTTTCCCTCTTGGAAACATGATGAATGGTGGAGCTCATGCAGGAATTAATGCACCAGATATTCAAGAATTCTTAGTTGTTCCTGTTGGTGCAAATAATGTTGTTGAAGCAGTATTTGCTAACTCCAGTGTCCACAAAAGATTAAAAGAATTAATCCAAACTAAAGACTCCAATTTCACTGGTGGAAAAGGAGATGAAGGTGGATGGGTACCTAACATCACTAATGATGCTGCTTTAGAAATCCAAGCTCAAGCTTGTGAAGAAGTAGGAGATGAATTAGGTATTGAAATTAGACCTTCTTTAGATATGGCTTCCTCTGAATTATGGGATGCAGATGAAGGTAAATATGTTTATGCTCAAGATGGTATTAAAAGAGATACTGGTGACCAAATTGAGTTTGTTAAAGACATTATTGAAACTTACAATATGTTCTATGTAGAAGATCCATTTGATGAATCTGATTTCGATGGATTTGCACAATTAACCGCAAAAGTTGGAGATAAATGTCTTATTTGTGGTGACGATTTATTCGTAACTAACAAAGAAATTTTAGCTAAAGGTATTGAAATGAATGCAGCTAATGCAATTATCATTAAACCTAACCAAATTGGTTCTTTATCTGAAACATATGCTACTGTTAAATTAGCTAAAGAAAATAATGTTGTCCCTGTTGTTTCTCACAGATCTGGTGAAACTACTGATGCAACTATTGCTCATTTAGCTGTTGGTCTTGGTTCTCCAATGATTAAAACTGGAGCTATTGGTGGAGAAAGAATAGCTAAATTAAATGAACTTATTCGTATTGAAGAAGAACTTCCTAATGCTCACATGGCAAGTTTTTAA
- a CDS encoding 4Fe-4S dicluster domain-containing protein: MAKITIDYDKCEGADCAECADVCPMEVLVLEGDKIVIQEPDECSLCEVCMDVCPEECVKVEDDE; this comes from the coding sequence ATGGCAAAAATTACTATTGATTATGATAAATGTGAAGGAGCAGACTGTGCAGAATGTGCTGATGTCTGTCCTATGGAAGTTTTAGTTCTTGAAGGAGATAAAATTGTTATTCAAGAACCAGATGAATGCAGTTTATGCGAAGTATGTATGGATGTTTGTCCAGAAGAATGTGTTAAAGTAGAAGATGATGAATAG
- the rpsB gene encoding 30S ribosomal protein S2 codes for MSELLIDLDNYLAAGLHIGTQQKTSDMEKYIFRVRSDGLYVLDIQKTDERIRQIAKLLAKYNPEDILVVATRQYGQAPVKKFGEITGAKTIPGRFIPGTLTNPTYSKFIEPKIIVVTDPRSDSQAILESKQNGIPVIALCDTENLLSFVDIAVPVNNKGRKAIALVYWLLARQILRERGDIAEDADLDVDATDFELKF; via the coding sequence ATGTCAGAACTTTTAATTGATTTAGATAATTATTTAGCAGCAGGTTTACATATTGGAACTCAACAAAAAACTAGTGATATGGAAAAATACATATTCAGAGTAAGATCCGATGGTTTATATGTATTAGATATCCAAAAAACTGATGAAAGAATTAGACAAATCGCTAAACTTTTAGCAAAATACAACCCTGAAGACATTTTAGTTGTTGCAACCAGACAATATGGTCAAGCTCCTGTTAAAAAATTCGGTGAAATTACTGGTGCTAAAACTATTCCTGGTAGATTCATTCCTGGAACCTTAACTAACCCAACTTACAGTAAATTTATCGAACCAAAAATCATTGTTGTAACTGACCCAAGATCTGATTCACAAGCTATTCTTGAATCCAAACAAAACGGTATTCCTGTAATCGCTTTATGTGATACTGAAAACTTACTTAGTTTTGTTGATATTGCTGTACCTGTAAACAACAAAGGTAGAAAAGCTATTGCTCTTGTTTACTGGTTATTAGCTAGACAAATTTTAAGAGAAAGAGGAGACATTGCAGAAGACGCTGACTTAGACGTCGATGCAACTGATTTCGAATTAAAATTTTAA
- the amrB gene encoding AmmeMemoRadiSam system protein B, producing the protein MLREPAVAGAFYPDNPGDLKVAIEDSFLSPFGIGKIPEDVKKFDGKDYPINIMAPHAGYIYSAPIASHSYYKIAEYGIPDVFIILSPNHTGFGSEISVFNKGEWKTPFGLVEVDNEFAEEIISDSEIASADFSAHVSEHAIEVQLPFLQYLSNNFKIVPIVMGTQSLITASDLSSSIVKAGEKLGKSYCIIASTDLSHFNTQERANEVDGFVLEDIEKMDELKLMEEIIQYNITMCGYGPVITTILSSKLTGKNSSEILAYGTSGDISKDFSNVVGYASGIFR; encoded by the coding sequence ATGCTAAGAGAACCTGCAGTTGCTGGAGCGTTTTATCCAGATAATCCTGGGGATTTAAAGGTAGCTATTGAAGATAGCTTCCTTTCTCCTTTCGGGATTGGTAAAATTCCAGAGGATGTTAAAAAATTTGATGGTAAGGATTATCCTATTAATATTATGGCTCCACATGCAGGTTACATTTATTCAGCTCCAATAGCTTCCCATAGTTATTATAAAATTGCAGAATATGGCATTCCTGATGTTTTTATTATTCTTTCACCTAATCATACTGGTTTTGGTAGTGAAATTTCTGTTTTTAATAAGGGGGAATGGAAAACTCCTTTTGGTTTAGTGGAAGTTGATAATGAGTTTGCAGAAGAAATCATTTCAGATTCTGAAATTGCATCTGCTGATTTTTCTGCTCATGTTAGTGAACATGCTATTGAAGTTCAACTACCATTTCTTCAATATCTTTCCAATAATTTTAAGATAGTGCCTATTGTTATGGGTACTCAATCATTGATTACTGCTAGTGATTTATCTTCATCTATTGTTAAAGCAGGTGAAAAATTAGGTAAATCTTACTGTATAATAGCTAGCACTGATTTATCTCATTTTAATACACAAGAAAGAGCTAATGAAGTTGATGGTTTTGTTTTAGAAGATATTGAGAAAATGGATGAACTTAAATTAATGGAAGAAATTATTCAGTATAATATTACTATGTGTGGCTATGGGCCTGTTATTACAACCATTCTTAGTTCTAAATTAACAGGAAAGAACTCAAGTGAAATATTAGCTTATGGGACAAGCGGAGATATTTCTAAAGATTTTTCTAATGTTGTAGGATATGCTTCAGGGATTTTTAGGTAG
- the mvk gene encoding mevalonate kinase: protein MKAMASAPAKTILFGEHSVVYGEPAIAGAVNKRAVVKIRPSKSDKSILKSYDLNFEAELDTENKKYVLKKGKPGIIRYILEALSKVHNHSPIEILLSSNIPIGSGLGSSAAVTVATLAALYRYHNIRFNKKSLAHDAHMVEEAVQGIASPLDTLVSTYGGLVYLSRNKKVEHFKVNFNAPFVVGYTNKHGNTGKMVKDVRLLKNRNPKVINNVISSMGQLTNYAKQAILKRDFDKIGELMNINQGFLDVLGVNTFELSRMVYRARECGAIGSKITGAGGGGSIIALCPNNIDQVAEGISKEDNVLKIRFTRKGVSSRVRD from the coding sequence ATGAAAGCTATGGCTTCTGCTCCGGCGAAAACAATTCTTTTTGGTGAACATTCTGTTGTATATGGTGAACCTGCAATTGCAGGTGCAGTTAATAAAAGGGCAGTTGTTAAAATTAGACCTTCAAAATCTGATAAATCTATTTTGAAATCTTATGATTTAAATTTTGAAGCAGAATTAGATACTGAGAATAAAAAATATGTTCTTAAAAAAGGAAAACCTGGAATTATTCGATATATCTTAGAGGCTTTAAGTAAAGTTCATAATCATTCTCCTATTGAGATATTACTTTCTTCTAACATTCCTATTGGATCTGGATTAGGTTCTTCTGCAGCAGTTACAGTAGCTACACTTGCTGCATTATATAGGTATCATAATATTAGATTTAATAAGAAATCTTTAGCACATGATGCTCATATGGTTGAAGAAGCTGTTCAGGGAATCGCAAGCCCACTTGATACTTTAGTATCTACCTATGGAGGACTTGTTTATTTATCTAGAAATAAAAAAGTAGAACACTTTAAAGTTAATTTTAATGCTCCTTTTGTAGTGGGTTATACTAATAAACATGGTAATACTGGAAAAATGGTTAAGGATGTTAGACTTCTTAAAAACAGAAATCCTAAGGTTATTAATAATGTTATTTCTTCAATGGGTCAGTTAACTAATTATGCTAAACAGGCTATATTAAAAAGGGACTTTGATAAAATTGGAGAATTGATGAATATTAATCAGGGATTTTTAGATGTTTTAGGAGTAAACACTTTTGAATTATCTCGTATGGTTTATAGAGCAAGGGAATGTGGTGCAATTGGTTCCAAAATCACAGGTGCTGGTGGTGGAGGAAGTATTATTGCCCTTTGTCCTAATAATATTGATCAGGTAGCTGAAGGTATCTCAAAAGAGGATAATGTTTTAAAAATAAGATTTACTCGTAAAGGAGTTTCTTCTAGGGTTCGTGATTAA
- a CDS encoding isopentenyl phosphate kinase encodes MIILKIGGSILTKKDSIESEIDEGNLKRIASEIKSSIDNSKKDLVIVHGAGSFGHPPAKKYKIGEPFSKEEYPEKRIGFAKTQNAVKKLNMLICDALIKEDLPVVAIPASSFITTTNKRVSEGNLDRFNKFLEKGYIPIIYGDVVLDNELEMAVISGDQIIQYLAINLKADQVILGTDVDGVYNKNPKTHEDAVFFERFSSLDDLDTLEGTTNVDVTGGMVGKIKELLYLADLGIESKIINADIENNVYKALENEELKGTIISKN; translated from the coding sequence ATGATTATTTTAAAAATTGGAGGAAGTATCCTAACTAAAAAGGATTCTATTGAAAGCGAAATTGATGAAGGTAATTTAAAAAGGATTGCATCTGAGATTAAGTCTTCTATTGATAACTCTAAAAAGGATTTAGTTATTGTTCATGGTGCAGGTTCTTTTGGACATCCTCCTGCTAAGAAATATAAAATTGGTGAACCTTTTAGTAAAGAAGAATATCCTGAAAAAAGAATAGGTTTTGCTAAAACTCAAAATGCGGTTAAAAAATTAAACATGCTTATTTGCGATGCATTAATTAAAGAAGACCTTCCAGTAGTAGCTATTCCTGCTTCTAGCTTTATTACCACCACCAATAAACGTGTTAGTGAAGGAAATTTAGACAGGTTTAATAAATTCTTAGAAAAAGGATATATACCAATCATATATGGTGATGTGGTTTTGGATAATGAATTGGAAATGGCTGTCATTTCTGGTGATCAGATTATTCAGTATTTAGCTATTAATCTAAAAGCAGACCAGGTTATTTTAGGTACTGATGTTGATGGTGTTTATAATAAAAATCCCAAAACTCATGAAGATGCAGTTTTCTTTGAAAGATTTTCTAGTCTTGATGATTTAGATACTTTAGAAGGCACCACCAATGTTGATGTTACTGGTGGAATGGTTGGAAAAATTAAAGAACTTTTATATCTTGCAGATTTAGGGATTGAATCAAAAATAATCAATGCGGATATTGAAAATAATGTTTACAAAGCACTTGAAAATGAAGAATTAAAAGGAACTATTATTTCAAAGAATTAA
- the fni gene encoding type 2 isopentenyl-diphosphate Delta-isomerase codes for MISDRKLEHLLICKYYDVEFKNKTTGFEDIELIHQALPEINKNDIDLSTSVFGKKMESPLFITAITGGHPVAKDINKNLAIAAEEMNIALGVGSQRAAIEHPELADTYTVVRENAPDCLLVGNIGAPQLNLADKAVEILDADILAIHLNPLQESIQPEGDLDARGFLDSISKICDTVDIPVMAKETGCGISSETAKDLVNAGIDYIDIEGAGGTSWAAVETYRADDRYLGETFWDWGIPTAISTVEVTSSVDVPVISSGGIRNGLEAAKAIALGADAVGMALPFLKESVSVEDIIEYINKFNESLRIAMFLVGANNIEELKNSNLIIKGETKQWLEDRGFNTTKYSRR; via the coding sequence ATGATTTCAGATAGAAAATTGGAACATCTGTTAATATGCAAATATTATGATGTTGAATTTAAAAATAAAACAACAGGGTTTGAAGATATTGAATTAATTCATCAAGCTCTTCCTGAAATAAATAAAAATGATATTGATTTATCAACATCAGTATTTGGTAAAAAAATGGAATCTCCATTATTTATTACAGCAATCACTGGTGGTCATCCTGTTGCTAAAGATATTAATAAAAATTTGGCAATAGCTGCTGAAGAAATGAATATAGCATTAGGGGTTGGAAGTCAAAGAGCAGCTATTGAACATCCTGAACTAGCTGATACTTATACTGTTGTTCGTGAAAATGCTCCTGACTGTTTACTTGTTGGAAATATTGGGGCTCCACAACTTAATTTAGCTGATAAGGCAGTTGAAATATTGGATGCAGATATTTTAGCTATTCATTTAAATCCTCTTCAGGAATCTATTCAGCCTGAAGGAGATTTGGATGCTAGAGGATTTTTAGATTCTATTTCTAAAATCTGTGATACTGTGGATATTCCTGTAATGGCTAAAGAAACAGGATGTGGAATATCTAGTGAAACTGCAAAAGATCTTGTAAATGCAGGTATTGATTATATTGATATTGAAGGTGCCGGTGGAACAAGTTGGGCTGCTGTTGAAACATATAGAGCTGACGACAGATATTTAGGTGAAACCTTTTGGGATTGGGGAATTCCTACAGCAATTAGTACTGTAGAAGTTACCTCTTCTGTTGATGTTCCTGTTATTTCTTCTGGTGGAATTCGTAATGGTTTAGAAGCTGCTAAAGCTATTGCTCTCGGTGCAGATGCTGTTGGTATGGCTTTACCATTTTTAAAAGAATCTGTAAGTGTTGAAGATATTATCGAATATATTAATAAGTTTAATGAATCTTTAAGAATTGCAATGTTCTTAGTTGGCGCAAATAACATTGAAGAACTTAAAAACTCTAATTTAATCATTAAAGGAGAAACTAAACAATGGTTAGAGGATAGAGGGTTTAACACAACAAAATATTCAAGGAGATAA